The DNA region GTCCGGCATCACGTAGACGAACTTCTGGCGTGTTTCCTAGAACACGGGACTCCCAGGGGTGCTCTGCACCACCTTGATCGTGAAGGTCACGCTTTCTGCATTCTCGATCCGGTTCTCAGGATCGGTGGCGTGGGCGACACTCTCTAGCAGGGTCTCCGCCGTCATTGGCGGAGCTGCATCATCCGCGGCGTGGGCTTGGTTGCCTAGTGCAATGACACAGACTGAGGCAACGAAAGTCGATGTAGATAGGAACTGAAACACTCGACTCCGGGCACTTCTGCCGAATGTGCGGCATGTTGAGCCGACCGAAAAAATACCATCCGTGTTGATCATCACGCATAGTTTAGTTCGGATCGAATTCGACTAACAAGAAGACTCCCACAGCTCCAGCATCACAACGCTCCCCTTTCACCCACCGAGTGTGGAATCGGCACAAAAAAATGCGCCCATCCGGCTAGTGCTGGATGGGCGCATTGGAAAAAGCAGAGCGTCTTAGTTACCGACGGTTGCGACGACCTCGGTGGTCGCTGCTGGTGCGGCTTCTTTGCCGCCACCTTCGAACTCAGCCACAAACTTTTCGTTCGGCACGACGGTGAGGATACCGGCCATTGCGGCGTGACCTGATCCGCAGAGCTGGCCACAGACGATGTCGAAGTCACCCTCTTTGATCGGGGTGAACCACATTGGAACCTCCATGCCTGGGATGGCGTCCTGAGCGATACGCATCGATTTGATAGCGAAGTTGTGGATCACGTCCTTGGAGGTGACGTAGACGATCGCCGGGCGTCCTTTTGGAAGGGTCAGCTGACCGCGGATGATGTCATCGGCACCGTGGCCTTCACGGCTGAGGCCGATCTGGGCTTCAGGCGATGCTCCGGAGACTTTGTTGAAGTCGAACTCCCCGAACTTACCGTCCGGACCTGGGTAGTGAAGCGCCCAGCCGAACTGGTAACCAATGGCACGCACGCGGACGGTGTCATCACCGGTTGGGTAGTTGTCGACACGCTCGCCCCAGAGACGGAATGCGAATCCGAGAAGGAGGA from Sulfuriroseicoccus oceanibius includes:
- a CDS encoding cytochrome c oxidase subunit II, with the protein product MINEALGLPELASEHGQLVDQMMELLNWFIAILLVGWSTFFVFCLFRFNRKANPKASYIGVRSHASSHLEIGVVLVEAILLLGFAFRLWGERVDNYPTGDDTVRVRAIGYQFGWALHYPGPDGKFGEFDFNKVSGASPEAQIGLSREGHGADDIIRGQLTLPKGRPAIVYVTSKDVIHNFAIKSMRIAQDAIPGMEVPMWFTPIKEGDFDIVCGQLCGSGHAAMAGILTVVPNEKFVAEFEGGGKEAAPAATTEVVATVGN